From the Candidatus Deferrimicrobiaceae bacterium genome, the window CAAGGGCGGGATTCCGGAGGGGATCGAGGAGCGAGAAACGGGTTTTGTCGTGCCCGCCCGGGACGCCTATGCAATCGTGGAGGCACTGAAGGTCTTGATTTGCGACCCGACGCTCAGGGAGTCCATGGGAACCTGCGCCCGCGCCCGGTCCGTGGAGCATTTCTCTTGGGACGTAATCGTCGAGCGGCTCGAGGAAATTTTCCATGGGCTCCGGAAATAAATTCTCCTGTTACCTCTGCAGGGGGGACGTCAAGGTGCCCGTGATCGCCATAGGCATGTACGCGGTCTCGCGGTGCCCCGCCTGCGGGCTCGGGTTCCTCGATCCGCCCTTGCCGGAGGGCGGGATTTCGTACGAAGAGGATTTCTACGCCGAACAGGGTGCGATCAAGGACCCGTCGGATGGGATCCGGGAAAACGTCCCGCGGGTGAAATTCGTCCGCCGGTTCAAGAAAACCGGCGATCTCCTCGACGTCGGGTGCGGACTCGGATTCTTTCTGGAAGCTGCCCGAGGGGAAGGGTTCTCCGTGGCCGGTTTGGAATGGTCCCGATGGGCCACGGATTACATCCAGGGGCATTTCGGCATCCCGGTCCTGCCGGCCCCCGTAGAGACGGTTTCCCTCGAGGATAATTCCCAGGACGTATGTACCCTATGGCAGGTGATCGAACATCTTCCTGACCCCTTGG encodes:
- a CDS encoding class I SAM-dependent methyltransferase, yielding MGSGNKFSCYLCRGDVKVPVIAIGMYAVSRCPACGLGFLDPPLPEGGISYEEDFYAEQGAIKDPSDGIRENVPRVKFVRRFKKTGDLLDVGCGLGFFLEAARGEGFSVAGLEWSRWATDYIQGHFGIPVLPAPVETVSLEDNSQDVCTLWQVIEHLPDPLAVLGRIRGLLRSKGILVMETRNSTGYDARALGPKWGGWTLPHHLWHFDPRSLRLLVEKSGFRVVQVKLHYSDAVKKRMRKIPVLSLLRNPVSSLFPGSNITIVGEKSGSAG